The following are from one region of the Candidatus Eisenbacteria bacterium genome:
- a CDS encoding MFS transporter: MTLPLERHWKNVAWALCVEAFWGLSLALISVVAIVPVFLSHLGASNTVLGALPAVWTLMAYLPGALGSHFTSHLPLRKQAVFLFHAAAGIPWVLAAFWFGMGARRSPGLDITVFLVLWGAAWGFMGLFIPVWINFIGKVTRPELRATSFGIIFFFQTLMGVIGGWIANRILSSALPFPQNYALGFLVAGIAMTAGAFFFLPVVEDPGATVPQGQAVATVIRHMREVLSDRGGVRVYLAIVLLTVGGWLLISYYPVFAERRFGLRARDSAIFTAVCMAGQMIGSVLTGIVGDRFGYAKVSIVSVVSLTIGLAVAIWGSHPASYYVTAFATGLYIVTDRLAQFNLSMAFCPHEDNTAWLGAIPAITAPVVALVAGSGGSFIDRFGFSSVACVGLAVSVAALYLALFRLREPAYSLAGRGKAT; encoded by the coding sequence ATGACGCTTCCCCTCGAGCGCCATTGGAAAAACGTCGCCTGGGCTCTGTGCGTGGAGGCGTTCTGGGGCCTCTCCTTGGCGCTCATTTCGGTGGTTGCCATCGTCCCCGTTTTTCTCTCGCACCTGGGCGCCTCGAACACGGTTTTGGGCGCGCTTCCGGCGGTGTGGACGCTCATGGCGTATCTGCCCGGCGCCTTGGGCTCCCACTTCACGAGCCACCTTCCGCTCCGCAAGCAGGCGGTATTCCTGTTTCACGCCGCCGCGGGGATCCCGTGGGTGCTGGCGGCGTTTTGGTTCGGCATGGGCGCGCGGCGGAGCCCCGGGCTCGACATCACGGTCTTCCTGGTCTTGTGGGGTGCGGCGTGGGGCTTCATGGGGCTTTTCATTCCGGTCTGGATCAATTTCATCGGGAAGGTGACGCGCCCCGAGCTTCGCGCGACCTCGTTCGGGATCATTTTCTTCTTCCAGACCCTGATGGGGGTGATCGGCGGCTGGATCGCGAATCGAATTCTTTCCAGCGCGCTGCCGTTTCCTCAGAACTACGCCCTCGGATTTCTCGTCGCGGGGATTGCCATGACCGCCGGCGCCTTCTTTTTTCTCCCCGTGGTGGAGGACCCTGGCGCCACCGTCCCGCAGGGCCAGGCTGTCGCGACGGTGATCCGCCATATGCGCGAGGTGCTCTCCGATCGGGGCGGTGTGCGGGTCTATCTCGCGATCGTCCTGCTCACCGTCGGGGGATGGCTCCTCATCTCCTACTATCCGGTCTTCGCCGAGAGGCGATTCGGATTGCGGGCTCGCGATTCCGCGATCTTCACCGCGGTGTGCATGGCGGGACAGATGATCGGAAGCGTCCTGACCGGAATCGTGGGGGACCGCTTCGGATACGCGAAGGTCTCGATCGTGTCTGTCGTCTCGCTTACGATCGGGCTCGCCGTGGCGATCTGGGGATCGCATCCAGCGTCTTATTACGTCACCGCGTTCGCCACCGGTCTTTACATCGTGACGGACCGGCTCGCGCAGTTCAATCTCTCGATGGCGTTTTGCCCGCACGAGGACAACACGGCGTGGCTGGGCGCGATCCCGGCGATCACCGCCCCCGTGGTGGCGCTGGTCGCGGGGTCGGGGGGGAGCTTCATCGACCGGTTCGGCTTCTCGAGCGTCGCCTGCGTCGGGCTCGCGGTCTCCGTCGCGGCTCTGTACCTTGCGTTGTTCCGGTTGAGGGAGCCGGCTTACTCACTCGCAGGAAGGGGGAAGGCAACATGA
- a CDS encoding replication-associated recombination protein A: MTEPLDLFPEESRRRAKRPPLAERMRPRSFEEFLGQEELLRPGSLLKSAVERGELPSVIFWGPPGSGKTTLARLIARASGSHFVAFSAVTSGVKEVREVIERARLEKKARGVATLLFVDEIHRFNKAQQDAFLPHVEDGTIVLMGATTENPSFEVINALLSRMQVIVLPALSEGAIVEILKRAAADPERGLGAHPPEVAEETLKLIARLSGGDARIALNILEGAAMIAAGAGARALTEMEVREAAQRKMLPYDRAGEEHFNIISALHKSLRGSDPDAGLYWLARMLEAGEDPLYVARRLMRFASEDVGLADPEALRLAVAVKDAVHFLGMPEGNTALAELTVYLALAPKSNSVYLAYERASRDALEKPPYPVPLSIRNAPTPLMKGLGYGKGYEYAHDYEDAIVGQRYLPEELQDVRYWEGVPRGQEAELVERLKRLNAEKARRRGGAGPEGPPRGPRRGKPSG, encoded by the coding sequence ATGACAGAGCCCCTGGACCTCTTTCCGGAAGAGTCGCGGCGCCGCGCCAAGCGTCCCCCTCTCGCCGAGCGGATGCGTCCTCGGAGCTTCGAGGAATTCCTCGGTCAGGAGGAGCTCTTGAGGCCCGGAAGCCTTCTCAAGAGCGCGGTCGAGCGAGGAGAGCTTCCGTCGGTGATTTTCTGGGGTCCGCCGGGCTCGGGCAAGACCACGCTCGCGCGCCTCATCGCGCGGGCGAGCGGGAGCCATTTCGTCGCGTTCAGCGCGGTCACCTCGGGCGTCAAGGAAGTCCGCGAGGTGATCGAGCGCGCCCGCCTGGAGAAGAAGGCCCGCGGCGTGGCCACGCTTCTTTTTGTCGACGAGATCCACCGCTTCAATAAGGCACAGCAGGACGCGTTCTTGCCGCACGTCGAGGACGGCACGATCGTGCTCATGGGAGCCACGACGGAGAATCCTTCCTTCGAGGTCATCAATGCCCTCCTCTCGCGGATGCAGGTCATCGTGCTGCCCGCGCTCTCGGAGGGGGCGATCGTGGAGATCCTGAAGCGCGCCGCCGCCGACCCGGAACGGGGCCTGGGGGCGCATCCGCCCGAGGTCGCGGAGGAGACGCTGAAGCTGATCGCGCGGCTCTCCGGCGGCGATGCCCGGATCGCGCTCAACATACTCGAGGGCGCCGCGATGATCGCGGCGGGCGCCGGCGCGCGCGCCCTTACGGAGATGGAAGTGCGCGAGGCGGCCCAGCGGAAGATGCTCCCGTACGACCGCGCGGGGGAGGAGCATTTCAACATCATCTCGGCGCTCCACAAGAGTCTCCGCGGAAGCGATCCCGACGCCGGGCTCTACTGGCTCGCGCGGATGCTCGAGGCGGGGGAAGATCCGCTCTACGTGGCGCGAAGGCTCATGCGATTCGCCTCCGAAGACGTGGGTCTCGCCGATCCCGAGGCGCTTCGGCTCGCGGTCGCGGTCAAAGATGCCGTGCACTTTCTCGGGATGCCGGAGGGCAACACCGCCCTCGCCGAGCTTACGGTCTATCTCGCGCTCGCGCCCAAGAGCAACTCGGTCTACCTTGCCTACGAGCGTGCCTCGCGTGACGCGCTGGAGAAGCCGCCGTACCCGGTGCCGCTCTCCATCCGAAACGCCCCCACGCCGCTCATGAAAGGCCTCGGATACGGCAAGGGCTACGAGTACGCCCACGACTACGAGGACGCGATCGTCGGCCAGCGCTACCTTCCCGAAGAGCTTCAAGACGTCCGCTACTGGGAAGGCGTTCCGCGCGGCCAGGAGGCCGAGCTCGTGGAGAGGCTCAAGCGCCTGAATGCGGAGAAAGCGAGACGCCGCGGCGGGGCCGGACCCGAGGGACCGCCTCGAGGCCCCAGGCGCGGGAAGCCGTCCGGATGA
- a CDS encoding MFS transporter: MREPEPSPHAGGAQAPGGWLNRNVWALAVTSFLSDLGHETATAALPSFLAALGAPPVTLGAIEGIADAASSSVKLLTGWISDLVGRRKPFVVAGYLITGVSTGVYALANSWVAILGARTVGWISRGARGPLRDVILTQSVPAEARGRAFGFHRAGDTVGAVLGPLFAAAALPWLASRLDGRPTDPFRWVFLLSVIPGVLSGLVVWAFVTERVGARPNVPRFLATLRGLPRAFRRYLVGVGIFGAGDFAHTLLIMGAAHVLAPSHGPMKAAAMGALLFVVHNVLYAVTPFPVGWLSDRIGRRGLLALGYGVGAVMAISAGIVFARGIDDIGVLAGVFALAGIVAGVEDTLEGAATADFAPEETRGTAFGVLGLVNGAGDLVSSLVVGALWLANPLLGFGYAALMMAIGATLVYRVR, translated from the coding sequence GTGAGGGAACCGGAGCCGTCCCCGCACGCCGGCGGGGCGCAAGCTCCCGGGGGCTGGCTCAACCGCAACGTCTGGGCGCTCGCCGTCACGAGCTTTCTCTCCGACCTCGGGCACGAAACGGCGACCGCGGCGCTGCCCTCCTTCCTCGCCGCGCTCGGCGCCCCGCCCGTCACGCTGGGTGCGATCGAGGGCATCGCGGATGCGGCCTCCAGCTCCGTGAAGCTCCTCACAGGCTGGATCTCCGACCTCGTGGGCCGGAGGAAGCCGTTCGTCGTGGCGGGCTACCTCATCACCGGCGTCTCCACCGGCGTCTACGCGCTCGCGAATTCCTGGGTCGCGATCCTGGGCGCCCGGACGGTCGGCTGGATCTCCCGCGGCGCGCGGGGACCGCTGCGCGACGTCATCCTCACGCAATCCGTGCCGGCAGAGGCCCGCGGCCGCGCCTTTGGGTTCCATCGGGCGGGGGACACGGTGGGAGCTGTGCTCGGGCCGCTGTTCGCGGCGGCGGCGCTGCCGTGGCTCGCCTCGAGGTTGGACGGCCGTCCCACCGATCCCTTCCGCTGGGTGTTCCTGCTTTCCGTCATCCCCGGCGTCCTTTCGGGCCTTGTCGTCTGGGCCTTCGTGACCGAGCGGGTGGGCGCGAGGCCGAATGTGCCGCGCTTTCTGGCCACCCTCCGGGGTCTTCCGCGGGCGTTCCGCCGCTACCTCGTGGGCGTCGGCATCTTCGGCGCCGGAGACTTCGCGCACACGCTTCTCATCATGGGCGCCGCGCACGTGCTCGCGCCGAGCCACGGGCCCATGAAAGCGGCGGCGATGGGAGCGCTCCTCTTCGTGGTGCACAACGTTCTCTACGCGGTGACGCCTTTTCCGGTCGGCTGGCTCAGCGACCGCATCGGTCGCCGCGGGCTCCTCGCGCTGGGCTACGGGGTGGGCGCCGTGATGGCGATCTCGGCGGGGATCGTATTCGCGCGGGGAATCGACGACATCGGCGTGCTCGCGGGAGTGTTCGCCCTCGCGGGCATCGTCGCGGGAGTGGAAGACACCCTCGAGGGAGCCGCCACCGCCGATTTTGCCCCAGAGGAAACGCGCGGGACCGCGTTCGGCGTTCTCGGTCTCGTGAACGGCGCCGGCGACCTGGTCTCGAGCCTCGTCGTAGGGGCGCTTTGGCTCGCCAATCCCCTCCTCGGATTCGGCTACGCCGCCCTCATGATGGCGATCGGCGCCACGCTCGTGTACCGCGTGCGGTAG
- a CDS encoding ABC-F family ATP-binding cassette domain-containing protein, whose protein sequence is MILVRLDRVTHGFGARTLFEDLSFRAGDEARIGLVGRNGTGKTTLLRILAGTVQPERGTRSVSPHVRVAMLDQQVAPDGEETAFGYARGAFRELLLLMEREEAVRAELLGRGDAPPEELTALAHELGHLHDHFARMGGHSIESRVEEILEGLGVGRPLWAQPLRTLSGGEKGRVAIARLILSAPDLLLLDEPTNHLDMAATEWLENFLARSSDPFVLVSHDRTLLDRVCTSVAEIEHGGLEQHAGNYSQFARKKRARMEQEAKRYALDVKERERQEEFIRRNIAGQKTKQAQSRRKRLEREGPLERPRGETDEVATFDRLRASRSGSHVIAARDVTMGYGSRALFRGLSLDLMRGDRLGIVGGNGAGKTTLLRVLNGELAPLEGTIEWGAGVTQGGLDQEAQALLPTSSVLDTLWDLRPTTDEVQVRNFLGGFLFRGDEVHRKVGTLSGGERTRLGLARLIWSGPNLIFLDEPTNHLDIASRESLEAALQAYDGTLVVVSHDRYFLDAVATQILWLDAGEARSYRGTFSEAREKRAAEARREAAARAGAGAARGAAAAPAAPKAPARTAPPGSTKESRARERAERDRAERERRKRRKAKQSLEAEIAVLEKRLAELTAAMEDDSAKGDLAALRVASEDYGRARSQLDELLARWVEIAE, encoded by the coding sequence ATGATCCTGGTCCGCCTCGACCGGGTCACCCACGGATTCGGCGCCCGCACCCTGTTCGAGGATCTCTCGTTCCGCGCCGGCGACGAGGCGCGCATCGGTTTGGTCGGTCGAAACGGCACCGGCAAGACGACCCTGCTCCGCATTCTGGCCGGCACGGTCCAACCGGAGCGAGGAACCCGGTCGGTCTCACCCCACGTCCGCGTCGCGATGCTCGACCAGCAGGTAGCGCCCGACGGCGAGGAAACCGCGTTCGGGTACGCGCGCGGGGCCTTCCGGGAGCTGCTCCTCCTGATGGAGCGCGAGGAGGCGGTCCGGGCGGAGCTTCTGGGGCGCGGGGACGCGCCTCCGGAAGAGCTGACGGCCCTCGCCCACGAGCTGGGACACCTCCACGATCACTTCGCGAGGATGGGCGGCCACTCGATCGAGAGCCGCGTGGAGGAGATCCTCGAGGGCCTGGGTGTCGGACGACCCCTGTGGGCGCAGCCGCTCCGGACCCTGAGCGGCGGCGAGAAGGGGCGGGTCGCGATCGCCCGGCTCATCCTCTCGGCGCCCGATCTCCTTCTCCTGGACGAGCCCACGAACCACCTCGACATGGCGGCCACCGAATGGCTCGAGAACTTCCTCGCCCGCTCGAGCGATCCCTTCGTGCTCGTCTCGCACGACCGGACCCTCCTCGATCGCGTCTGCACGTCGGTTGCCGAGATCGAGCACGGCGGGCTCGAGCAGCACGCCGGGAACTACTCCCAGTTTGCCCGCAAGAAACGTGCGCGGATGGAGCAGGAGGCCAAGCGCTACGCCCTGGACGTGAAGGAGCGCGAGCGGCAGGAAGAATTCATCCGGAGAAACATCGCGGGGCAGAAAACCAAGCAGGCGCAAAGCCGGCGGAAGCGCCTCGAGCGTGAGGGTCCTCTCGAGCGGCCGAGGGGGGAGACGGACGAGGTCGCGACGTTCGACCGGTTACGCGCCTCGCGTTCCGGCTCCCACGTCATCGCGGCCCGCGACGTCACGATGGGCTATGGATCGCGCGCGCTGTTCCGCGGTCTTTCGCTCGACCTGATGCGTGGAGACAGGCTCGGCATCGTCGGCGGAAACGGGGCGGGGAAGACGACGCTCTTGCGGGTATTGAACGGCGAGCTCGCGCCGCTCGAGGGAACGATCGAGTGGGGAGCCGGCGTGACGCAAGGGGGGCTCGATCAGGAGGCCCAGGCCCTGCTTCCAACCTCCTCCGTCCTCGACACGCTCTGGGATTTGAGACCGACGACCGACGAGGTCCAAGTCCGGAATTTCCTCGGCGGATTCCTCTTCCGCGGCGACGAGGTGCATCGCAAGGTGGGCACGCTCAGCGGCGGCGAGCGCACGCGGTTGGGTTTGGCCCGGCTGATCTGGTCCGGGCCCAACTTGATCTTTCTGGATGAGCCGACCAATCACCTCGACATCGCCTCGCGCGAATCGCTCGAGGCGGCGCTCCAGGCCTACGATGGAACGCTGGTCGTCGTGTCGCACGACCGGTACTTCCTGGACGCGGTCGCGACGCAGATCCTATGGCTCGACGCGGGGGAGGCGCGCTCGTATCGCGGTACCTTCTCGGAAGCGCGCGAGAAACGAGCGGCGGAGGCGCGGAGGGAGGCGGCGGCCCGAGCAGGGGCGGGCGCGGCGCGGGGCGCGGCGGCGGCCCCGGCGGCGCCGAAGGCGCCCGCGCGCACCGCCCCGCCCGGATCCACGAAGGAATCGCGCGCCCGCGAGCGCGCGGAGCGTGACCGGGCCGAGCGGGAACGGAGAAAGCGCCGCAAGGCAAAGCAATCGCTCGAGGCGGAGATCGCGGTCCTCGAAAAGAGGCTCGCCGAGCTCACCGCCGCGATGGAGGACGATTCGGCCAAAGGGGATCTCGCCGCGCTGCGCGTGGCGAGCGAGGACTACGGCCGCGCCCGCTCCCAGCTCGATGAGCTGCTCGCGCGCTGGGTGGAGATCGCGGAGTGA